Proteins co-encoded in one Rhizobium sp. NZLR1 genomic window:
- a CDS encoding VWA domain-containing protein: protein MTVDKELEKLSRLTPPAADPEARVRALAAAMQAFDGAENNVAAAQGNARGWRQSSVINWIWSPAMNKKFLAGSALATLLVIPAAGYLVVELTRNGLPIIDQTEIAGNLSQNGTSKPAEPAGKPADPVAAAPQLPEAAAEENKLARSSAAGNAEALQDKEQQAAAKAKAPQTSEFDADEMSTLLNKSEGSATTLGEAKRSIAPGIAPQQQPAEPMAAVAPSPAPPADGRVQLQLDPSHERFANAAANPIKSVATDPVSTFSADVDSASYSFVRRSLTGGAMPDPQSVRVEEMINYFPYDWPGPDKAEQPFKATVTVMPTPWNHDTELMHVAIKGYDIAPATAPHANLVFLIDVSGSMDEPDKLPLLKSAFRLLVNRLKADDTVSIVTYAGNAGTVLQPTRVMEKSKILSAIDRLEAGGSTGGAEGIEAAYDLAKQAFVKDGVNRVMLATDGDFNVGPSSDEDLKRIIEERRKDGIFLTVLGFGRGNLNDSLMQTLAQNGNGSAAYIDTLAEAQKTLVEEAGSTLFPIAKDVKFQVEFNPERIAEYRLIGYETRALNREDFNNDRVDAGDIGSGHSVTAIYEITPKGSPAVMNDDLRYGAADKAPAQASDSAHGGELAFVKMRYKRPGEDKSALITTPVDNGNVVATVDAAPQDVRFSVAVAAFGQKLSRSAALDAYSYQAIVDLAAASRGTDPFGYRSDFLGLVRLADGLSQR, encoded by the coding sequence ATGACCGTGGACAAGGAACTTGAAAAGCTCTCCCGCCTCACCCCGCCGGCAGCCGATCCGGAGGCGCGCGTACGCGCCCTTGCCGCGGCGATGCAGGCCTTCGACGGCGCAGAAAATAATGTGGCGGCAGCCCAAGGAAATGCGAGAGGCTGGCGTCAAAGCTCCGTCATCAACTGGATATGGAGCCCAGCCATGAACAAGAAATTCCTTGCCGGTTCAGCGCTTGCGACGCTGCTTGTCATTCCCGCCGCCGGTTATCTCGTAGTCGAGCTGACCCGAAACGGATTGCCGATCATCGACCAGACTGAGATCGCCGGCAATCTTTCGCAGAATGGGACGTCGAAACCGGCCGAACCGGCAGGCAAGCCGGCAGACCCAGTTGCGGCTGCGCCTCAACTTCCCGAGGCAGCGGCCGAAGAGAACAAACTGGCTCGATCGTCAGCGGCCGGCAACGCCGAAGCGTTGCAGGACAAGGAGCAGCAAGCTGCCGCGAAAGCCAAGGCGCCGCAGACCTCTGAGTTCGATGCCGATGAAATGTCGACTCTTCTGAATAAGTCGGAGGGTTCCGCCACAACGCTCGGCGAAGCCAAACGCTCCATTGCACCCGGCATCGCCCCCCAACAGCAGCCAGCCGAACCGATGGCTGCTGTCGCCCCTTCCCCTGCTCCGCCGGCGGATGGACGTGTCCAGCTTCAGCTCGATCCCAGCCACGAGCGCTTTGCCAATGCCGCGGCTAATCCGATCAAGAGTGTCGCGACCGATCCGGTCTCGACTTTCTCAGCCGATGTCGACAGCGCATCCTATTCCTTCGTCCGCCGGTCGTTAACGGGCGGGGCGATGCCCGATCCGCAATCGGTCCGCGTCGAGGAGATGATCAATTATTTCCCCTATGACTGGCCGGGTCCCGATAAGGCCGAGCAGCCCTTCAAGGCGACTGTGACGGTGATGCCGACGCCGTGGAACCACGACACGGAATTGATGCATGTGGCGATCAAGGGCTATGACATCGCGCCGGCGACTGCGCCGCACGCCAATCTGGTCTTCCTGATCGACGTCTCGGGCTCGATGGACGAGCCGGATAAGCTGCCGCTGCTGAAAAGCGCCTTCCGCCTTCTGGTCAACCGGCTGAAGGCTGACGATACAGTCTCGATCGTCACCTATGCCGGCAATGCCGGGACCGTGCTTCAGCCGACGCGCGTGATGGAGAAGTCAAAGATCCTGTCGGCAATCGACAGGCTGGAAGCTGGAGGTTCGACCGGCGGCGCCGAGGGCATCGAGGCAGCTTACGACCTTGCCAAACAGGCATTCGTCAAGGACGGCGTCAATCGGGTGATGCTGGCGACGGACGGCGACTTCAATGTCGGCCCATCAAGCGACGAGGATTTGAAGCGCATCATCGAAGAGAGGCGCAAGGACGGCATCTTCCTCACTGTTCTTGGCTTCGGACGCGGCAATCTCAACGACTCGCTGATGCAGACGCTGGCGCAGAACGGCAATGGCAGCGCCGCCTATATCGACACCTTGGCGGAGGCGCAGAAGACGCTCGTTGAAGAGGCCGGGTCGACGCTGTTTCCGATCGCCAAGGACGTCAAGTTCCAGGTCGAGTTCAATCCGGAACGGATCGCCGAATACCGGCTGATCGGCTACGAGACACGCGCCCTCAACCGCGAGGATTTCAACAATGACCGTGTCGATGCCGGCGATATCGGCTCCGGCCACAGCGTCACGGCGATCTACGAGATTACCCCCAAAGGAAGCCCTGCGGTCATGAATGACGACCTGCGTTATGGCGCAGCCGACAAGGCGCCGGCACAGGCCTCCGATAGCGCTCATGGCGGCGAGCTTGCCTTCGTCAAGATGCGCTACAAGCGGCCGGGCGAGGATAAGAGCGCCCTCATCACCACACCTGTCGACAACGGCAACGTGGTCGCCACTGTCGACGCCGCGCCTCAGGATGTCCGTTTCTCGGTGGCCGTCGCCGCCTTCGGCCAGAAACTGAGCCGCAGCGCCGCCCTCGATGCCTATTCCTATCAGGCGATTGTCGATCTCGCGGCGGCGTCGCGGGGCACGGATCCGTTCGGCTATCGATCGGATTTCCTCGGGCTGGTCCGGCTGGCGGATGGCCTCAGCCAACGATAA
- a CDS encoding 2-hydroxyacid dehydrogenase, whose product MPEVEILMTGAYPEWDMVDLEAKYRIHRLWEAADRQELIVRVGRDIRAIATRGELGASAELMKQLPKLEIVSCYGVGTDAIDLSFSRANGIRVTNTPDVLTEDVADIAIGLLLATARQVPQADVFVRSGQWGSVAMPLVTRVSGKKVGIIGMGRIGQAIARRAAGFGCDIAYFTRHEHTDVAYAYQPDLVALADWADFLIVIVPGGEATVKIIDADVLKALGPNGILINVSRGTTVDEEALIAALQDRSIQAAGLDVFLNEPKIDARFLTLKNVVLQPHHGSGTVETRKAMGQLVRDNLAAHFAGRPLPTPVV is encoded by the coding sequence ATGCCTGAGGTAGAAATCTTGATGACCGGAGCCTATCCGGAGTGGGACATGGTGGATCTGGAGGCGAAGTATCGCATCCATCGCCTGTGGGAAGCGGCAGACCGGCAAGAACTGATCGTAAGGGTCGGCAGGGATATTCGCGCCATCGCGACGCGTGGTGAACTCGGCGCCTCCGCCGAGCTGATGAAGCAACTGCCGAAGCTGGAGATCGTCTCCTGTTACGGCGTCGGCACCGACGCGATCGACCTGTCCTTTTCCCGCGCCAATGGCATTCGCGTGACCAATACCCCCGATGTGCTCACCGAAGATGTCGCCGACATCGCCATCGGGCTGCTGCTTGCCACGGCGAGACAGGTTCCGCAGGCCGACGTTTTCGTCCGCTCCGGCCAATGGGGCAGTGTCGCCATGCCGCTGGTGACGCGCGTCTCCGGCAAGAAGGTCGGGATCATCGGCATGGGCCGGATCGGCCAGGCAATCGCCAGAAGGGCTGCCGGTTTCGGCTGCGACATCGCCTATTTCACTCGCCACGAGCACACGGATGTCGCCTATGCCTACCAGCCGGACCTGGTGGCGCTTGCCGATTGGGCCGATTTTCTGATCGTCATCGTTCCGGGAGGGGAGGCGACTGTGAAGATCATCGACGCCGATGTGCTTAAAGCCCTCGGCCCCAACGGCATTTTGATCAATGTTTCGCGCGGGACGACCGTCGACGAAGAGGCGCTGATCGCCGCACTGCAAGACCGTAGCATTCAGGCTGCAGGCCTCGATGTCTTCCTGAACGAACCCAAGATCGATGCGCGTTTCCTGACGCTCAAAAACGTTGTGTTGCAGCCCCATCATGGCTCCGGTACCGTCGAGACACGCAAGGCAATGGGCCAACTGGTCAGAGACAATCTCGCTGCGCATTTTGCCGGTCGCCCACTTCCAACTCCCGTCGTGTAA
- a CDS encoding NAD(P)-dependent oxidoreductase, with protein sequence MQCDYRADVAVIGAGIMGTAIVSRLIETGHKVSVFDLDAEKVAALAAKGAHAASSVQDAVAASEFCVLSLNHANIVRAVVFGEKGVAAAASADKLLIDMSSIDPAETADMAMRLRRETGMAWVDCPLSGGVPGALSGRLTIMAGGSPEDFERARVVMRHLAANYTLMGGSGAGQTTKLINQLFCAVLFQAVAEAVKLAEAGGVDPSAIPAALAGGRADNRIMQEFMAKFAARDFSPTGRIDNMLKDLDSLQAFALKTKTPLPMTGAVVEIHRLLCAAGLGPKDSAEMMRLLDGLQPG encoded by the coding sequence ATGCAGTGTGACTATAGAGCAGATGTCGCCGTCATCGGCGCGGGCATCATGGGAACGGCGATCGTCAGCCGACTGATCGAAACCGGCCACAAAGTATCGGTCTTTGACCTGGATGCCGAAAAAGTTGCGGCATTAGCAGCCAAGGGCGCCCACGCGGCGAGTTCCGTGCAAGATGCGGTCGCGGCGTCGGAATTCTGCGTGCTCAGCCTCAATCATGCGAACATCGTGCGTGCCGTCGTCTTCGGCGAGAAGGGCGTTGCAGCGGCGGCGAGCGCCGACAAGCTGCTGATCGACATGTCCTCCATCGATCCCGCCGAGACCGCGGACATGGCGATGCGACTGCGCCGGGAAACGGGCATGGCATGGGTGGATTGCCCGCTTTCCGGCGGCGTGCCCGGTGCGCTGAGCGGGCGCCTGACGATCATGGCCGGCGGCAGCCCTGAGGATTTCGAACGGGCGCGCGTGGTGATGCGGCATCTTGCCGCCAATTACACGCTGATGGGCGGATCCGGCGCCGGGCAGACCACGAAGCTGATCAACCAGCTGTTTTGCGCCGTGCTGTTTCAGGCCGTCGCTGAAGCCGTCAAGCTTGCCGAAGCCGGCGGCGTCGATCCCTCAGCCATCCCGGCAGCTCTTGCCGGCGGTCGGGCGGACAATCGGATCATGCAGGAATTCATGGCAAAATTCGCCGCCCGGGATTTCTCACCGACCGGCAGGATCGACAACATGCTGAAGGACCTGGATTCGCTGCAGGCCTTTGCGCTGAAGACAAAGACGCCCTTGCCGATGACCGGCGCGGTAGTCGAAATCCACCGACTGCTCTGCGCCGCCGGGCTCGGGCCGAAGGACTCCGCCGAAATGATGCGCCTTCTCGACGGGCTTCAGCCCGGCTGA
- a CDS encoding SDR family oxidoreductase, with amino-acid sequence MKNLFDLTGRLALITGSSQGIGYALAEGLAQHGAEVIINGRTPESVKRAVESLKAQGLSAHAAIFDVTSKDAAKQGIDAVEADIGSLDILINNAGMQFRSPLEDFPADKWELLLTTNISSVFYVGQAAAKAMIARGKGKIINIASVQSELARPGIAPYTATKGAVRNLTRGMCADWAKYGLQINAIAPGYFKTPLNQALVDNPEFSSWLEKRTPAGRWGNVEELVGAAVFLSGGGSSFINGHTLYVDGGITTCL; translated from the coding sequence ATGAAGAACCTGTTTGATCTGACCGGACGGCTTGCCCTGATCACCGGCTCGAGCCAGGGGATCGGCTATGCCCTGGCGGAAGGCCTGGCCCAACACGGCGCCGAGGTCATCATCAACGGCCGCACGCCCGAAAGCGTCAAGCGCGCAGTCGAGAGCCTCAAGGCTCAGGGCCTGTCTGCCCATGCGGCGATCTTCGACGTGACCAGCAAGGATGCGGCCAAACAGGGCATTGACGCGGTCGAAGCCGATATCGGGTCGCTCGACATCCTGATCAACAATGCCGGCATGCAGTTTCGAAGCCCGCTGGAAGATTTTCCGGCGGACAAATGGGAACTGCTGTTGACCACCAATATTTCGAGCGTGTTTTACGTCGGCCAGGCAGCCGCCAAAGCCATGATCGCCCGCGGCAAGGGCAAGATTATCAACATCGCCTCGGTTCAAAGCGAACTCGCCCGCCCCGGCATTGCTCCTTATACGGCAACCAAGGGCGCGGTGCGCAATCTGACGCGCGGCATGTGCGCCGACTGGGCCAAGTACGGCCTGCAGATCAACGCGATTGCGCCAGGTTATTTCAAGACGCCGCTCAACCAGGCGCTCGTCGACAACCCCGAATTCTCGTCTTGGCTCGAGAAGCGGACGCCGGCCGGACGGTGGGGCAATGTCGAGGAACTGGTCGGCGCTGCCGTTTTCCTGTCGGGCGGCGGTTCGTCCTTCATCAACGGCCACACGCTTTATGTCGACGGCGGCATCACGACCTGCCTCTGA
- a CDS encoding L-idonate 5-dehydrogenase, which translates to MKAIVIHAAKDLRIEEREPEVVGAGQVEIAIEAGGICGSDLHYYNHGGFGTVRLREPMILGHEIAGTVKARGAGVADLAMGDRVAVSPSRPCNHCQYCLKGQQNHCLNMRFYGSAMPMPHIQGGFRQRLVAERWQCHKVTEGISIHEAAFAEPFAVTLHAANRAGSLLGKRVLVTGCGPIGMLAIIAARVLGAREIVATDVTDSVLAIARTSGADRTINVATHTSDLAAYSAEKGYFDVMFEASGNERAVRAGLETLKPRAILVQLGLGGDVSIPQNMIVAKEIEMRGTFRFHEEFALAVELINARRVDLKPLLTGVFAIDEAVAAFELAGDRSKSMKVQIAF; encoded by the coding sequence ATGAAAGCCATCGTCATTCATGCCGCCAAGGATCTGAGGATCGAAGAGCGAGAGCCGGAGGTTGTAGGCGCGGGGCAGGTTGAGATTGCCATCGAAGCCGGCGGCATCTGCGGTTCCGACCTGCACTATTACAATCACGGCGGCTTCGGCACCGTTCGTCTGCGCGAACCGATGATTCTCGGCCATGAGATTGCCGGGACGGTCAAGGCACGGGGCGCCGGCGTTGCCGATCTTGCCATGGGAGACCGTGTTGCGGTTTCCCCAAGCCGGCCGTGCAATCATTGCCAATATTGCCTGAAGGGACAGCAGAACCACTGCCTCAACATGCGGTTTTATGGCAGCGCCATGCCGATGCCGCATATTCAGGGCGGTTTTCGCCAGCGACTGGTGGCGGAGCGCTGGCAATGCCACAAGGTCACTGAGGGCATTTCCATTCATGAGGCCGCCTTCGCAGAACCCTTTGCTGTAACTTTACATGCGGCAAACCGCGCCGGATCGCTGCTGGGCAAACGGGTGCTCGTCACCGGCTGCGGCCCGATCGGGATGTTGGCAATCATTGCGGCGCGCGTTCTCGGCGCCCGCGAAATCGTCGCGACTGACGTGACGGATAGCGTTCTGGCCATCGCCCGCACCAGCGGCGCGGATCGAACGATCAATGTTGCCACCCATACTTCCGACCTTGCGGCTTACAGTGCCGAAAAGGGATACTTCGACGTCATGTTCGAGGCGTCGGGCAACGAGCGGGCCGTGCGCGCTGGCCTGGAAACGCTGAAGCCCCGCGCCATTCTGGTGCAGTTGGGCCTCGGCGGTGATGTCTCCATCCCACAGAACATGATCGTCGCCAAAGAAATCGAGATGCGCGGGACGTTCCGTTTTCACGAGGAATTCGCGCTCGCCGTCGAGCTGATCAACGCGCGCCGCGTCGATCTGAAACCGCTGCTGACGGGCGTTTTTGCAATCGACGAGGCCGTTGCCGCCTTCGAGCTGGCAGGTGACCGCAGCAAATCGATGAAAGTGCAGATCGCCTTCTGA
- a CDS encoding gluconokinase, whose protein sequence is MDFERKAPPLAVVVMGVSGCGKSSVGERIAAEYGMRFVEGDQLHPVGNVAKMAEGTPLTDADRLPWLDRIGEEITTAQGASQGLVISCSALKKAYRDRLRQAASGRLAFVFLEGSRDLLLSRMQARKGHFMPASLLDSQLQALEPPAGEPHVVTVPIDNVLDDIVALACKGLSGVAVKGGFHAV, encoded by the coding sequence ATGGACTTCGAAAGAAAGGCACCGCCTCTTGCCGTCGTTGTCATGGGCGTAAGCGGCTGCGGCAAATCCTCGGTTGGAGAGCGCATCGCCGCTGAATACGGCATGCGATTTGTCGAGGGCGATCAACTCCACCCCGTCGGAAATGTCGCGAAAATGGCTGAGGGCACCCCGCTCACCGACGCCGACCGGCTGCCCTGGCTCGACCGGATTGGTGAGGAAATAACCACTGCGCAAGGCGCGTCGCAGGGATTGGTGATCTCGTGTTCGGCGCTGAAGAAAGCCTATCGGGACAGGCTGCGGCAGGCGGCAAGCGGGCGTCTGGCCTTCGTTTTCCTGGAAGGGTCTCGCGATCTATTGCTGTCGCGGATGCAGGCCCGCAAGGGTCATTTCATGCCGGCGTCCTTGCTTGACAGCCAACTGCAGGCGCTGGAGCCGCCGGCCGGTGAACCTCACGTGGTGACGGTGCCGATCGATAATGTGTTGGACGATATTGTGGCGCTGGCTTGCAAAGGGCTGAGCGGCGTGGCTGTCAAGGGAGGGTTTCATGCAGTGTGA
- a CDS encoding sugar ABC transporter ATP-binding protein — MEARRLLEFQSITKSFGGTQALRDVSIDLREGEILALLGENGAGKSTLIKTLAGIYKPDSGDILFRGESYHHRPPKPNERQPVAFIHQDLGLIEWMTVGENMGLSQGFSMRRGLIDWNRTQARAKEALKLVGCDFDPTTRVSTLSRTEKSLVAIARALAVEADVLVLDEPTASLPADEVDRLFNAIRPLKDRGVGMIYVSHRLDEIFRIADRVAVLRDGCMVGQKPVSETAPDELVTMIIGRSGDSLFSKAAITPGKAIVKVRDLICAGTSPISFDIREGELLGLAGLRGAGQERIGRALFGCEPFNGTVLLHDEAPDLSSPRRAMASGIGLIARDRTEESVALSLSIRENTYLNPGAVGRGLLSFLSPRGEADLAHAIGHTVGLRPNDPDLPVEALSGGNQQKVVVGRWLATGRKLLVAEDPTAGVDIGARAEIYRLITQALEAGLAVVVVSTDFEEIAHICHRALVFSRGKIVSELTGSALTTEAVITAASASEAA; from the coding sequence GTGGAAGCCAGGAGACTGCTGGAGTTCCAATCGATCACCAAGAGCTTCGGCGGCACGCAAGCGCTGCGTGATGTCTCGATCGATTTGCGCGAGGGAGAAATTCTCGCGCTGCTCGGAGAAAACGGCGCCGGCAAATCGACGCTCATCAAGACGCTCGCCGGCATCTACAAGCCAGATAGCGGCGACATCCTTTTCCGCGGCGAGAGCTACCACCATCGCCCCCCGAAGCCGAACGAGCGGCAGCCGGTTGCCTTCATCCACCAGGATCTCGGTTTGATCGAGTGGATGACGGTCGGCGAGAATATGGGCCTGTCGCAGGGCTTCTCGATGCGCCGCGGCCTGATCGATTGGAACAGGACGCAAGCGCGCGCCAAGGAAGCCCTGAAACTGGTTGGCTGCGATTTTGACCCCACCACGCGGGTCTCGACGTTGTCGCGCACCGAAAAATCGCTTGTCGCCATCGCTCGCGCACTTGCCGTCGAAGCTGACGTTCTGGTGCTCGACGAGCCGACGGCGAGCCTGCCCGCCGATGAAGTCGACCGGCTGTTCAATGCGATCCGTCCTCTAAAGGATCGCGGCGTCGGCATGATCTATGTCTCCCACAGGCTCGACGAGATTTTCCGTATTGCCGATCGGGTCGCCGTTCTGCGTGACGGATGCATGGTCGGACAGAAGCCGGTCAGCGAAACGGCGCCCGACGAGCTGGTGACGATGATCATCGGTCGCAGCGGCGATAGTCTCTTTTCCAAGGCCGCGATTACGCCCGGCAAGGCGATCGTCAAGGTTCGTGACCTCATCTGTGCCGGCACGAGCCCGATATCCTTCGATATCCGCGAAGGTGAGCTGCTCGGCCTGGCCGGATTGCGTGGCGCCGGCCAGGAGCGGATCGGCCGGGCGCTGTTCGGTTGCGAGCCCTTCAACGGCACGGTTCTGCTGCATGACGAGGCCCCGGATCTTTCGAGCCCGCGACGGGCCATGGCGTCGGGGATCGGATTGATTGCCCGTGACCGGACGGAAGAATCCGTTGCTCTGTCGCTTTCCATCCGGGAAAATACCTATCTCAATCCAGGCGCCGTCGGCCGCGGGCTTTTGTCCTTCCTGTCGCCGCGCGGCGAAGCCGACCTTGCCCATGCGATCGGCCACACCGTCGGCCTGCGGCCGAACGATCCGGATCTGCCGGTCGAGGCCCTGTCGGGCGGCAACCAGCAGAAGGTGGTCGTCGGTCGCTGGCTGGCGACCGGCCGCAAGCTGCTGGTCGCGGAAGATCCGACCGCCGGCGTCGACATCGGCGCGCGTGCCGAGATCTACCGTCTGATCACCCAGGCGCTCGAGGCGGGTCTCGCGGTTGTCGTCGTCTCGACCGATTTCGAGGAAATCGCCCATATATGCCACCGCGCGCTGGTCTTCTCGCGCGGCAAAATCGTCAGCGAACTGACTGGAAGCGCCCTCACGACGGAGGCGGTCATCACCGCCGCCTCCGCGTCGGAAGCGGCTTGA
- a CDS encoding SMP-30/gluconolactonase/LRE family protein, with translation MFGEIDGTGFEVLDPRFESCFVGHARVERLWTGGRWLEGPAWFAAGRYLVFSDIPNNRMMRYDHTSGHTSVFRAPSDNSNGNTVDTQGRLITCEHLTRRVTRTDFNGQISILADRIAGNRLNSPNDVTVKSDGTIWFTDPSYGILHDYEGDYGEEEIGGCHVYRHDPSTGTTDQMTSDFVKPNGLAFSPDEKLLYVADTGGTHLSGGPRHIRKLAVSDVGKLTDLGIFAECTSGFFDGFRVDRKGRIWTSAGDGVHAYDPDGTLIGKIHIPEIVSNVAFGGEKLNRLFITATTSLYAVYLTANGSRPG, from the coding sequence ATGTTCGGGGAAATTGACGGTACAGGTTTTGAGGTTCTCGACCCGCGCTTTGAAAGCTGCTTCGTCGGTCACGCACGCGTCGAGCGGCTTTGGACCGGCGGCCGCTGGCTGGAGGGGCCAGCCTGGTTTGCCGCCGGGCGTTATCTGGTTTTCTCGGATATCCCCAATAACCGAATGATGCGCTACGACCATACCAGCGGCCATACGTCGGTCTTCCGCGCCCCCAGCGACAATTCGAACGGCAATACCGTCGACACTCAGGGCCGGCTCATCACCTGCGAGCATCTGACGCGTCGCGTCACGCGAACCGACTTCAACGGCCAGATCAGCATTCTGGCCGACCGAATTGCCGGCAACCGGCTCAACTCTCCAAACGACGTCACCGTCAAATCCGATGGAACTATCTGGTTCACCGACCCGAGCTACGGCATCCTTCACGACTATGAAGGCGACTACGGCGAAGAGGAAATCGGCGGATGCCACGTCTACCGGCATGACCCGTCAACGGGCACGACAGACCAGATGACGTCCGATTTCGTCAAGCCGAACGGGCTGGCTTTTTCCCCCGACGAAAAGCTGCTCTATGTCGCCGACACCGGAGGTACGCATCTATCAGGCGGTCCGCGCCATATACGAAAGCTTGCTGTATCCGACGTTGGAAAGCTGACCGATCTCGGTATTTTCGCCGAATGCACCTCGGGCTTTTTCGACGGTTTTCGTGTCGACCGGAAGGGAAGGATCTGGACGAGCGCCGGCGACGGTGTGCACGCTTACGATCCGGATGGCACGCTGATCGGCAAAATCCATATTCCCGAGATCGTCTCCAATGTCGCCTTCGGCGGCGAGAAATTGAATCGCCTGTTCATCACGGCAACAACGTCCCTTTATGCTGTCTACCTTACGGCCAATGGATCAAGACCCGGCTAA
- a CDS encoding LacI family DNA-binding transcriptional regulator, with protein MKNEDEPKDKRLKPGDAQKLTMAEVAKYVGVSAMTVSRAFRQDASVSEETRKRIMEAVDALGYVLDLSAGSLSSRRSGFIAALVPSINNSNFSDTARGITDALENTGLQLLLGYTDYAAEKEEELIEAMLRRRPEGIILTGGSHTARARRMLAKASIPVVETWELPEDPINHVVGFSNSEAMALLVRALAGQGYRKFGYIGGTTARDTRGSQRRSGFQKTVEELGLGPGRMISFGVPPITMEQGGQAIVSLLERWPDTEVVLCVSDLSAFGAIMECKRRGMKVPGDIAIAGFGDYEISSICHPSITTINVDCYGIGRQAAARLLDALQGSGEATGDEITLTGYRVVLRESTRRSA; from the coding sequence GTGAAAAACGAGGATGAGCCGAAAGACAAGCGTCTGAAGCCGGGGGACGCTCAAAAGCTGACGATGGCGGAGGTTGCCAAATATGTCGGCGTATCCGCCATGACCGTTTCGCGGGCCTTCCGCCAGGATGCAAGCGTTTCCGAGGAGACGCGAAAGCGCATCATGGAAGCTGTCGACGCGCTCGGCTACGTGCTCGACCTGTCGGCCGGCAGTCTCTCGTCAAGGCGCAGCGGCTTCATCGCCGCGCTGGTGCCCTCCATCAACAATTCGAATTTTTCCGACACCGCGCGCGGCATTACCGATGCGCTGGAGAATACCGGCCTTCAGCTTCTTCTCGGCTATACCGACTATGCGGCGGAGAAAGAAGAAGAGCTGATCGAGGCGATGCTGCGCCGTCGCCCTGAAGGCATTATCCTGACCGGTGGTTCGCACACGGCGCGGGCCCGGCGGATGCTTGCAAAAGCCAGCATTCCTGTTGTCGAGACCTGGGAGCTTCCAGAAGACCCGATCAATCATGTCGTCGGCTTTTCCAACAGCGAGGCGATGGCCCTGCTGGTGCGGGCGCTCGCCGGCCAGGGATACCGGAAGTTCGGCTATATCGGCGGAACGACGGCACGTGATACGCGCGGCAGCCAGCGGCGAAGCGGTTTCCAGAAGACTGTCGAAGAACTCGGCCTAGGACCGGGACGGATGATTTCCTTCGGCGTACCGCCGATCACCATGGAGCAGGGGGGCCAGGCGATCGTCAGCCTCTTGGAGCGTTGGCCGGACACGGAAGTCGTTCTCTGCGTCTCCGACCTTTCCGCTTTCGGCGCGATCATGGAATGCAAGCGCAGGGGAATGAAAGTGCCGGGTGATATCGCCATTGCCGGTTTCGGCGACTACGAGATATCGTCGATCTGTCATCCCAGCATCACGACTATCAATGTCGACTGTTACGGCATCGGCCGTCAGGCCGCCGCCCGCCTGCTGGACGCGCTGCAGGGCAGCGGCGAGGCGACCGGCGACGAGATCACATTGACCGGCTACAGGGTGGTCCTGCGCGAAAGCACGCGCCGCAGCGCCTAG